Proteins encoded within one genomic window of Spirulina major PCC 6313:
- the arsC gene encoding arsenate reductase, glutathione/glutaredoxin type: MKTIMFVCKRNSCRSQMAEGFAKTLGAGILQVTSSGLEASRVHPTAIAVMAELGIDIRDQTSDPLTAFNPENYDGVISLCGCGVDLPEAWVLRPLFADWQLDDPDGQPLDTFRRVRDEIKTKVSQLIAQYSP, from the coding sequence ATGAAAACCATCATGTTCGTCTGCAAGCGCAACTCCTGCCGGTCACAAATGGCCGAAGGATTCGCGAAAACCCTCGGTGCTGGCATTCTTCAGGTCACATCCTCCGGCTTAGAGGCCAGTCGAGTTCACCCCACTGCGATCGCCGTCATGGCCGAATTGGGGATCGACATCCGCGATCAAACCTCCGATCCGCTCACAGCGTTTAATCCCGAAAACTACGATGGGGTGATTTCCCTCTGTGGTTGTGGGGTCGATTTGCCCGAAGCATGGGTCTTACGGCCCCTCTTCGCCGATTGGCAACTCGATGACCCCGATGGTCAACCCTTAGACACCTTTCGACGGGTTCGGGATGAAATCAAAACCAAGGTGAGCCAACTGATCGCACAATATTCCCCCTGA